The nucleotide window TCCTTTGGCGATCCGGTGGATCCGAAGGAAGAGGCTGGGGTTTTCATGGGGAAGGGTTTTTTGGACGGCCTCTTTAAAGGAGTCGAGGGCGGTTTTATGGATGCAGTAGTCATGGTTGCCGGAGATGGTGAGGATGACCATTTTCTCCCCGGTGCTCTTCCCTTCACGGAGGGTGAGAGTGCGGAGGGTACCGGTGTCGGTATAGGCGTGGTAGGCTTTGAGATTTGTCCCTTCCCACCAGGTGCGGACTGCTTTGAGAACGTCGATAAACCAAGGGTTTGTGAGGTGACACTCTTCAAGGTTAAGGACACGTCCTTTCGAGCGGGCGATGATGAGGCCGAGGTAGCGCTCTCCTTCTTTATTTTGAGAGAAGGTGAACTCCATTTTGTTGCGGTAGTGCCAGGGCTCGTCGCAAGGGGTGATGGGAAGGGGCTCTTGCTTGAAGAGGGCAGCGACGTGGGTTTGCTTGGTGGCGAGCTGGGCGGGGTAGCTTTTCTGTTGCCAGGTACAGCCTCCGCAGCTGCCGACGTGTTGACAGAGGGGAGGAACCCGATCAGCAGAAGGGTTTAGGATCTTGAGGAGGGTAGAGGTAAAGGTCCTCTTTTTCTTTTTGCCAAGCTCAACCAAGAGGGTGTCTCCGATGACGGAGCCGACCACTTCGACTTGGGCCGAGCGCCCTTCAAGGGTTCCGAGGCCGTGGCCCCGTTTAGAGTATTTGATAATTTTTGTTTGAGACTCCATAATTCCTCACCTTGTATAGGTGAGGAATCATAGAGATAATAGGGAGAAGTGTCAACGCCGTTTGCGTCTTTTTGTGGCTACTTTTTTCTTACGTGTCGTTTTTCTTTTAGGAGCGGCTCTTTTTTTGGTCGCTTTTTTGCGGGTCGTTTTCTTCGCTTTTTTCCGCTTTTTAGTGCCCCCTTTTTTTTCAGCGGAGACCGACTCTTTGCGGTACTGTTTGGCCAGTCTTGCAAACTGAATGGTTCCGGTGCGGACCCGCTGAGATGCTGCTTTATTTCCCTTTTCTGATGCCTTTCTAAGATCCATTGCTAGATCCATCAGCATCCCTTCCATTTTCCGAATTGTGTCTTTTAATGCCATGTAGTCAAAACCTCCAAAAAGTTTGTGTTTGAGTTTAAGGGATGCATCCCCTAAACGCGTACGTTCTGACTTTTTCCATAAAAAAAAGTTTAGATATTAAGCAACGTTTTTTTTGTTTCTTTTGAAATTTTGTTTTCGTTCAGGAGAGTAGTGTATCTTTTTCAAATGGCAAAACTTAGTCGTTTTTTCTTATAACTCACGCAATCCAGAGTGAGTCATATGAGCCATAAACAATCGAATATTTGACTCATATGACTCATTTTTGTAAAATGAGTCATAGATAAATTAAAGGACTTATCATGAAATACCTTGGAAATGAATCTTCAACCTTAGAGTTCAAAAAAACAGTCCCAGAAAATGATCAAATTATTAAAACCATCATTGGTTTTTGCAACCAAAGTGGTGGAAAACTTGTCATCGGAGTCGATCGTGATGGGACAGTCGTAGGAATTCCCGAAGAGAAAGTTCAGGAAATGATGGAGTATGTCAATAAAAGTATTTTTGAAGCCTCATCTCCCCCTATCATTCCAGCTGTTTACTCACAAAGAGTTGGGGATAAGTCCATTCTTATTATTGAAGTTTCTTCAGGAATGAATAAACCCTACTATAGAAAATCAAAGGGACTTGAAAAAGGGACTTACGTCAGGTTAAGCCGTTCAACTGTTAAAGCAACTGCAGACATGATTGAAGAACTAAAATGGAAATCTAGAGGACGTTCTTTTGATATGATGCCCGTCTACCATGGAAAAAATGAAGACTTAGACAGAGCAAAAATACTCGAATTTCTTTCCTCAAGAAAAGCTTCGAAGGTTAAAACAATCTCAAGAACAATTTTATCCTCTTATAACCTTGTTGTAGAAGAGCACTCTTCAAACTACCCAACTATAGGAGGCGTTTTGCTATTTGGAAAAAACACGCAAAAATTTTTCTCCGAAGCAATGATTCTATGCACCCACTTTGATGGGGTAAGTGGGCGAAAAGCAATAAGCAGCGTGGACTGCACCGGAACCCTTTTTGAGCAGTTTGATATGGCTTATAACTTTATTATCGGAAGGCTCGGACGCTCTTTCTCAATTGATGGTCCAAAAAGAAAGGAAGAACTAGAAATCCCCGAAACAGCTCTTAGAGAAGTCTTGATCAACGCTATTGTTCACCGTAACTATCATATTAACGCACCTACGAAAGTGGCTATTTATGACAATCGGATTGAGGTCTTTAGTCCTGGGGTTTTCCCGGGTCCTTTAGATGCCAATAACCTTAAAATGGGGATTACTTATATCCGCAATAAAGTCATCTGCAAAATTTTTCGAGAAGCGGGTTATATTGAAAAGTTAGGGTCGGGCTTCATTGCTCTATTTGAAAGCTATGAGGAGAAAAAGCTTCATCCGCCAGAGGTTATCGAAGGCGAGAATTTTATTAAGTGTATCTTACCTAGACCTTCCTTCTCATCCAAGCCCCATCAAGGAAGTAGTGAGTCACAAAAAATCCTCGCTCTATTTGAAATGAGCGATGAACTAACAATCTCAGATGTGATGAAGCTGCTTAATCTTTCTCGGCCAACAGCAGGAAGAAGGCTTGCAGAGCTTACCGAAAAAGGACTTCTGGAAAAAGTTGGGAAAAATAAGGCAACTCGCTACCGCAAGCAAAAAAAGTCAAACCTCTGACCAATTAAGCAACGTTTTTT belongs to Candidatus Neptunochlamydia vexilliferae and includes:
- a CDS encoding histone; its protein translation is MALKDTIRKMEGMLMDLAMDLRKASEKGNKAASQRVRTGTIQFARLAKQYRKESVSAEKKGGTKKRKKAKKTTRKKATKKRAAPKRKTTRKKKVATKRRKRR
- the rlmD gene encoding 23S rRNA (uracil(1939)-C(5))-methyltransferase RlmD encodes the protein MESQTKIIKYSKRGHGLGTLEGRSAQVEVVGSVIGDTLLVELGKKKKRTFTSTLLKILNPSADRVPPLCQHVGSCGGCTWQQKSYPAQLATKQTHVAALFKQEPLPITPCDEPWHYRNKMEFTFSQNKEGERYLGLIIARSKGRVLNLEECHLTNPWFIDVLKAVRTWWEGTNLKAYHAYTDTGTLRTLTLREGKSTGEKMVILTISGNHDYCIHKTALDSFKEAVQKTLPHENPSLFLRIHRIAKGKPSEFYEMHLGGPDLIHETLHVKEKALNFSISPDSFFQPNPVQAEKLFTRALEIAAPKPTDIVLDLYCGTATLGIVFAPYVKKVVGIELSPYAVCDAELNIAANNLTNITVHKGDVGAYLSEVLAPPNLAIIDPPRSGLTPTALTHLLRLAPQKILYISCNPTTQSENISTLLAQGYTLKTLQPVDQFPHTPHIENIAFLERHPL
- a CDS encoding RNA-binding domain-containing protein, which translates into the protein MKYLGNESSTLEFKKTVPENDQIIKTIIGFCNQSGGKLVIGVDRDGTVVGIPEEKVQEMMEYVNKSIFEASSPPIIPAVYSQRVGDKSILIIEVSSGMNKPYYRKSKGLEKGTYVRLSRSTVKATADMIEELKWKSRGRSFDMMPVYHGKNEDLDRAKILEFLSSRKASKVKTISRTILSSYNLVVEEHSSNYPTIGGVLLFGKNTQKFFSEAMILCTHFDGVSGRKAISSVDCTGTLFEQFDMAYNFIIGRLGRSFSIDGPKRKEELEIPETALREVLINAIVHRNYHINAPTKVAIYDNRIEVFSPGVFPGPLDANNLKMGITYIRNKVICKIFREAGYIEKLGSGFIALFESYEEKKLHPPEVIEGENFIKCILPRPSFSSKPHQGSSESQKILALFEMSDELTISDVMKLLNLSRPTAGRRLAELTEKGLLEKVGKNKATRYRKQKKSNL